In a single window of the Streptomyces sp. NBC_00094 genome:
- a CDS encoding FAD-dependent monooxygenase has translation MNEAHDSAVDTAVIVVGAGPVGLALTLDLARRGVAVRLLERAGNAFEGSRAKGIQPRTLEVLDDFGLAGAALAAGSAYPPMGLHLGPLTKAWRMHATAPADAGTPYPDVLLLPQYATTALLREAVERLGVHVDFGVSATDITQDAEGCAVRLDDGRLLSARYVVGADGGASTVRKAAGIAFEGTTDEADRMILVDGTVDGLSRDHWHVWPRARGRSVAACPLPGGGNRFQIMIRTRPGDPVDAPEDLTETALAALLRRRADRSLTLRDITWTSVFRPNVRLAERYRNGRLLLCGDAAHIHTPAGAQGLNTGVQDAHNLGWKLQQVLAGAEDALLDSYEAERRPVAAQVLGRSTELYEGLRGTRPGKLTRGQAEHQLGISYAGGPLAPADAPRTTTLRSGDRAPDAPLPHPVGAAASLFDLYRGPHFTALAFGARAAAAVDRLAGPSDGAPLHRHAVLAHTTPRTAREDALLTAYGITGDTLLLVRPDGYIGHIEHLGRSGDAPDDGTFGPLPAIYTPPRRGQRTTDGYGVPRTPQEVHRTPEEVHRTPEEVHRTPEEVHRTP, from the coding sequence ATGAACGAGGCACACGACAGCGCGGTCGACACGGCCGTCATCGTCGTCGGCGCGGGCCCGGTAGGGCTCGCCCTCACCCTCGACCTGGCCCGCCGCGGAGTCGCGGTACGGCTCCTGGAGCGCGCCGGGAACGCCTTCGAAGGCTCGCGCGCCAAGGGCATCCAGCCGCGCACCCTCGAAGTGCTCGACGACTTCGGCCTGGCCGGTGCGGCGCTCGCGGCGGGGAGCGCCTACCCTCCGATGGGCCTGCACCTCGGCCCGCTCACCAAGGCGTGGAGGATGCACGCCACCGCCCCGGCCGACGCGGGCACTCCGTACCCCGACGTCCTCCTGCTCCCTCAGTACGCCACCACCGCCCTCCTCCGCGAGGCCGTCGAACGCCTCGGCGTGCACGTCGACTTCGGCGTCAGCGCAACGGACATCACCCAGGACGCGGAGGGCTGCGCGGTACGTCTGGACGACGGCCGGCTCCTCTCCGCCCGGTACGTCGTCGGCGCCGACGGCGGTGCCAGTACCGTGCGGAAGGCCGCGGGCATCGCCTTCGAGGGCACCACCGACGAGGCCGACCGCATGATCCTCGTCGACGGCACCGTCGACGGCCTCTCCCGCGACCACTGGCACGTCTGGCCCCGTGCCCGGGGCCGCAGCGTCGCCGCCTGCCCGCTCCCCGGCGGCGGGAACCGCTTCCAGATCATGATCAGGACGCGCCCCGGCGACCCCGTGGACGCTCCCGAGGACCTCACCGAGACCGCCCTCGCCGCCCTCCTGCGCCGCCGGGCCGACCGCTCCCTCACCCTGCGCGACATCACCTGGACCTCGGTCTTCCGCCCCAACGTCCGGCTCGCCGAGCGCTACCGCAACGGCCGGCTCCTGCTCTGCGGGGACGCCGCCCACATCCACACACCGGCCGGCGCGCAGGGCCTCAACACCGGCGTCCAGGACGCCCACAACCTCGGCTGGAAGCTCCAGCAGGTCCTCGCGGGCGCCGAGGACGCGCTCCTCGACAGCTACGAGGCCGAGCGGCGGCCGGTCGCCGCCCAGGTCCTGGGCCGCTCCACCGAACTGTACGAAGGGCTGCGCGGCACCCGCCCCGGGAAGCTGACACGCGGCCAGGCCGAGCACCAGCTGGGCATCTCGTACGCCGGAGGCCCGCTCGCCCCCGCCGACGCGCCCCGCACCACGACCCTGCGCAGCGGCGACCGCGCCCCCGACGCGCCACTGCCCCACCCCGTCGGCGCGGCGGCGAGCCTCTTCGACCTGTACCGGGGCCCGCACTTCACGGCCCTCGCCTTCGGCGCCCGGGCCGCGGCCGCCGTGGACCGACTCGCGGGGCCGTCCGACGGAGCCCCGTTGCACCGACACGCCGTACTGGCGCACACCACACCTCGTACGGCACGAGAGGATGCCCTGCTCACCGCGTACGGCATCACCGGGGACACCCTCCTGCTCGTCCGCCCCGACGGCTACATCGGCCACATCGAGCACCTGGGCCGGAGTGGCGACGCGCCGGACGACGGCACCTTCGGGCCCCTCCCCGCGATCTACACGCCTCCGCGGCGCGGGCAGCGCACGACCGACGGGTACGGTGTTCCCCGCACTCCCCAGGAAGTGCACCGCACTCCCGAGGAAGTGCACCGCACTCCCGAGGAAGTGCACCGCACCCCCGAGGAAGTGCACCGCACCCCCTAG
- a CDS encoding TetR/AcrR family transcriptional regulator, whose protein sequence is MAATPSLPGSPAWWASRHVPAPGVEPRRGRPSLDTARIVGTALRLVDEHGIQAFSLRMLADALNSGTATLYRHFDGKDEILAYVVDRVLGEAVLDDLAARADWREALTVTAHRLHDILRAHPHTLPLLTAQVPVGPHGLVQRERVLSALLTHGLPVDLAARAFTAVTHYVIGFAAQQFGPAAAPDDGPGLAAFYRALDPAAYPTVLRAAESLTSVPVDEEFDFGLGLLVHGLAHHHPGP, encoded by the coding sequence ATGGCCGCCACCCCGTCACTCCCCGGCAGCCCCGCCTGGTGGGCCTCGCGTCACGTCCCCGCTCCCGGCGTGGAACCCCGGCGCGGCCGCCCCTCGCTCGATACCGCGCGCATCGTCGGCACGGCCCTGCGCCTCGTCGACGAGCACGGCATCCAGGCGTTCTCCCTGCGGATGCTCGCCGACGCCCTGAACTCCGGCACGGCCACGCTCTACCGCCACTTCGACGGCAAGGACGAGATCCTCGCGTACGTCGTCGACCGCGTCCTGGGAGAGGCCGTCCTCGACGACCTCGCGGCCCGCGCCGACTGGCGGGAGGCGCTCACGGTCACCGCCCACCGGCTCCACGACATCCTGCGGGCCCACCCCCACACCCTGCCGCTCCTGACGGCCCAGGTGCCCGTCGGCCCCCACGGACTCGTCCAGCGCGAGCGCGTGCTGAGCGCCCTGCTGACGCACGGCCTGCCGGTGGACCTCGCCGCCCGCGCCTTCACCGCCGTCACTCACTACGTCATCGGCTTCGCCGCCCAGCAGTTCGGCCCGGCGGCCGCCCCCGACGACGGCCCCGGGCTCGCCGCCTTCTACCGGGCGCTCGACCCGGCCGCGTACCCCACCGTCCTCCGGGCCGCCGAGAGCCTCACCTCCGTCCCCGTCGACGAGGAGTTCGACTTCGGACTCGGCCTCCTCGTCCACGGCCTCGCGCACCACCATCCCGGCCCCTGA
- a CDS encoding polysaccharide lyase family 1 protein: MRRPVARRLQAALATLALAAATGAVLAAPEASAATGGTTGYATQNGGTTGGAGGQTVRATTGTAIHAALCGRATSSTPITIQVEGTINHANTSQVSGGSCSTAAGVIELKQISNVTIVGVGAGAVFDQLGIHIRSASNIVIQNVTVRNVKKSGSPTSNGGDAIGMETDVRNVWVDHVTLEASGGESEGYDGLFDMKDNTQYVTLSYSILRNSGRGGLVGSSESDLGNSFITYHHNLYENIDSRAPLLRGGTAHIYNNHYVSLNESGINSRAGARAKVDSNYFEDSKDVLGTFYTDAAGYWQVSGNIFDNVTWSSPGTENNPAGPDPQSTTTVTVPYAYSLDAASCVPAVVSQTAGAGKGLQVSNGACSPQTPTPTTPTPTTPAPTTPTATPTPTPTPTATSSQPTGTNLSIGAGSDGSSKADGTSYGNVRDGDLGTYWSPAGSTGSVSIKWGSPTTVSRIAVKETAGAAGRIGSWRVLDADTGAVLSTGSGAGVISFARTTLSKVTFEITGSTATPQVAEFETYAG, translated from the coding sequence ATGAGGCGACCAGTCGCACGGCGACTCCAGGCGGCACTGGCCACATTGGCCCTCGCGGCCGCGACCGGTGCGGTGCTGGCGGCACCCGAGGCATCGGCGGCGACCGGCGGTACCACCGGCTACGCGACGCAGAACGGCGGGACCACCGGCGGCGCCGGCGGACAGACGGTGCGTGCCACCACGGGCACCGCGATCCACGCGGCCCTGTGCGGCCGGGCCACCAGCTCCACCCCGATCACCATCCAGGTGGAGGGGACCATCAACCACGCCAACACCAGCCAGGTGTCGGGCGGCAGTTGCAGCACCGCCGCCGGCGTGATCGAGCTCAAGCAGATCAGCAACGTCACGATCGTCGGGGTCGGCGCGGGCGCGGTCTTCGACCAGCTGGGCATCCACATCCGCTCGGCGAGCAACATCGTCATCCAGAACGTGACCGTACGGAACGTCAAGAAGTCCGGCTCGCCGACGTCCAACGGCGGAGACGCCATCGGCATGGAGACCGACGTCCGCAACGTCTGGGTCGACCACGTGACCCTGGAGGCGTCGGGCGGTGAATCGGAGGGGTACGACGGCCTCTTCGACATGAAGGACAACACGCAGTACGTGACCCTGTCCTACAGCATCCTGCGCAACTCCGGCCGCGGCGGACTCGTCGGGTCCAGCGAGAGCGACCTCGGCAACAGCTTCATCACCTACCACCACAACCTGTACGAGAACATCGACTCCCGCGCGCCCCTCCTGCGCGGCGGCACGGCCCACATCTACAACAACCACTACGTGAGCCTCAACGAGTCCGGCATCAACTCCCGTGCCGGGGCCCGCGCCAAGGTCGACAGCAACTACTTCGAGGACTCCAAGGACGTCCTCGGCACCTTCTACACCGACGCCGCCGGCTACTGGCAGGTCAGCGGCAACATCTTCGACAACGTGACCTGGTCGAGCCCCGGAACCGAGAACAACCCGGCGGGACCGGACCCGCAGTCCACCACCACGGTCACCGTCCCGTACGCCTACAGCCTGGACGCGGCGAGCTGCGTGCCGGCCGTCGTGAGCCAGACGGCGGGCGCGGGCAAGGGCCTCCAGGTGTCGAACGGCGCCTGCTCGCCGCAGACGCCGACACCGACGACGCCGACACCGACGACACCGGCGCCGACGACCCCGACTGCGACCCCGACCCCGACCCCGACCCCGACTGCGACGTCGTCCCAGCCCACCGGGACCAACCTCAGCATCGGCGCCGGTTCCGACGGTTCGAGCAAGGCCGACGGGACGAGCTACGGCAACGTACGGGACGGTGACCTGGGCACCTACTGGTCGCCCGCCGGCTCGACCGGCTCCGTCTCGATCAAGTGGGGCTCCCCCACCACCGTGTCCAGGATCGCCGTCAAGGAGACGGCCGGTGCGGCGGGCCGGATCGGATCCTGGCGGGTCCTCGACGCCGACACCGGGGCCGTCCTCTCCACCGGCAGCGGCGCGGGCGTCATCTCCTTCGCCCGGACGACCCTGAGCAAGGTCACCTTCGAGATCACCGGCTCGACGGCCACGCCGCAGGTCGCCGAGTTCGAGACGTACGCCGGATAG
- a CDS encoding bifunctional nitrate reductase/sulfite reductase flavoprotein subunit alpha yields MRTVCSYCGVGCGMLLDIGLGADGRRTVLKASGDKEHPANRGRLCTKGATTADMLAAPGRLTTALVREDRSAAPVPTGTDLAIAETARRLRAVVDEHGPDAVALYVSGQMSLEAQYLANKLTKGFIGTNQIESNSRLCMASAGTGYKLSLGADGPPGSYDDFEKADVFLVIGSNMADCHPILFLRMMDRVKAGAKLIVVDPRRTATADKADLFLQIRPGTDLALLNGLLHLLHENGHTDTAFVAAHTEGWEAMTPFLADYPPAAVADLTGIPEQDIRTAAEWIGTAAEWTSCWTMGLNQSTHGTWNTNALINLHLATGAICRPGSGPFSLTGQPNAMGGREMGYMGPGLPGQRSVLVAEDRAFTEELWELPPDTLREDGSGTGTVDLFRRMAEGEVKACWIICTNPVASVANRSTVVAGLRAAELVITQDAFAATETNAYADVVLPAALWTETEGVLINSERTLTLARPAADPPGEALADWRIIARVAQAMGYEKAFAYDSAEEVFEEIRRAANPKTGYDVSGVTYERLRETPVQWPAAAGGPDRNPIRYVTGDGAGPVFPTASGRAVFHARPHIDAAEMPDDAHPFVLNTGRLQHQWHTLTKTGKVAKLNKLNPAPFVEVHPEDARELGIAEGDAVEVASRRGKVVLPAVVTDRVRPGCCFAPFHWNDLFGEDLCVNAVTNDAVDPLSFQPELKVCAVALTRVDVLTVPSAGTTSPSAAESASLSLSASLSPSPSTSAAAAAAETPSSTVGPRVVIPSGVLSPGPAAAFGLAPSPPPVLSAEERQYLVGFLAGLETGAPGVPVLPPGAPFREDHARWVNGVLAGLYSRTPQDSGAPSDSRAPESAPGREVVVLWASQTGNAEEFAAATAERLLAAGHRPALTGMDATDPGALPPAADLLLITSTFGDGDAPDNGSGFWDALAAPDSPRLDGRRYAVLAFGDSSYGDFCGHGRRLDQRLDELGAVRLAPRTDCEPDFEPSAHAWLDQVLAGLSDGPQAPVAAPAAAPAPGPAAAMTPARRPGPATSPARLVGNRLLSLPGAGKEVRRFTFDTSEHGTPLGYETGDALGVQPVNCPDLVAEWLAVTGLDADTPVELPGPGAVPFGEALHRHLDITRTTSGFLGFVTERTGDRDLKRLLRPDNKDGLAQWTWGRQAVDVIAEHPVRAAAQEWADVLGRLRPRLYSISSSPLTDPHRVSLTVSVVRYESLRGRPRKGVCSPFLADAEPGSPVPVFVQRAPHFRPPADPTVPMVMVGPGTGVAPFVGFLDERRALGHRAPNWLFFGEQHRATDFSYEDELTALLADGTLDRLDTAFSRDQRAKVYVQDRMREHGPQLWSWLQAGAHFYVCGDAARMAKDVDRALRDIAVAHGGHDEGSAAVYVKQLAADKRYVRDVY; encoded by the coding sequence GTGAGGACCGTCTGCTCGTACTGCGGTGTGGGCTGCGGCATGCTCCTCGACATCGGCCTGGGGGCCGACGGCCGCCGTACGGTCCTCAAGGCGTCGGGCGACAAGGAGCACCCCGCCAACCGCGGCCGGCTCTGCACCAAGGGCGCCACCACCGCCGACATGCTCGCCGCACCCGGCCGCCTGACCACCGCCCTCGTCAGGGAGGACCGGTCCGCCGCCCCCGTCCCCACCGGCACCGATCTCGCCATCGCCGAGACGGCCCGCCGGCTGCGGGCCGTCGTCGACGAGCACGGGCCCGACGCCGTCGCGCTCTACGTCTCCGGCCAGATGAGCCTGGAGGCGCAGTACCTCGCCAACAAGCTCACCAAGGGCTTCATCGGTACGAACCAGATCGAGTCGAACTCCCGGCTCTGCATGGCGAGCGCCGGCACCGGCTACAAGCTCTCCCTCGGCGCGGACGGGCCGCCCGGCTCCTACGACGACTTCGAGAAGGCCGACGTCTTCCTCGTCATCGGCTCCAACATGGCCGACTGCCACCCCATCCTCTTCCTCCGCATGATGGACCGGGTCAAGGCCGGGGCGAAGCTGATCGTCGTCGACCCCCGGCGCACCGCCACCGCCGACAAGGCCGACCTCTTCCTGCAGATCAGACCCGGTACGGACCTGGCGCTCCTCAACGGCCTGCTGCACCTGCTCCACGAGAACGGCCACACCGACACCGCCTTCGTCGCCGCGCACACCGAGGGCTGGGAGGCGATGACCCCGTTCCTCGCCGACTACCCGCCCGCCGCCGTCGCCGACCTCACCGGCATACCCGAGCAGGACATCCGTACCGCCGCCGAGTGGATCGGCACGGCGGCGGAGTGGACCAGCTGCTGGACCATGGGCCTCAACCAGTCCACGCACGGCACCTGGAACACCAACGCCCTGATCAACCTGCACCTGGCCACCGGGGCGATCTGCCGCCCCGGCTCGGGCCCCTTCTCCCTGACCGGCCAGCCCAACGCCATGGGCGGACGCGAGATGGGCTACATGGGCCCCGGCCTCCCCGGGCAGCGCTCGGTCCTGGTCGCCGAGGACCGGGCCTTCACCGAGGAGCTCTGGGAGCTCCCGCCCGACACGCTCCGCGAGGACGGCTCCGGGACCGGCACGGTCGACCTCTTCCGGCGGATGGCGGAGGGCGAGGTCAAGGCGTGCTGGATCATCTGCACCAACCCGGTCGCCTCCGTCGCCAACCGCTCCACCGTCGTCGCCGGGCTGCGGGCCGCCGAACTCGTCATCACGCAGGACGCGTTCGCGGCCACCGAGACCAACGCGTACGCCGACGTGGTGCTGCCCGCCGCGCTGTGGACCGAGACCGAGGGCGTGCTGATCAACAGCGAGCGGACCCTCACCCTCGCCCGTCCGGCGGCCGACCCGCCCGGCGAGGCCCTCGCCGACTGGCGGATCATCGCCCGTGTGGCCCAGGCGATGGGGTACGAGAAGGCGTTCGCCTATGACAGTGCCGAGGAGGTCTTCGAGGAGATCCGGCGCGCCGCGAACCCGAAGACCGGCTACGACGTGAGCGGCGTGACGTACGAGCGGCTGCGTGAGACACCCGTCCAGTGGCCGGCCGCGGCCGGCGGTCCGGACCGCAACCCGATCCGCTACGTGACGGGCGACGGCGCCGGGCCCGTCTTCCCCACGGCGAGCGGACGGGCCGTCTTCCACGCGCGGCCGCACATCGACGCCGCCGAGATGCCCGACGACGCGCACCCGTTCGTCCTCAACACCGGCCGTCTCCAGCACCAGTGGCACACCCTCACCAAGACGGGGAAGGTCGCCAAGCTCAACAAGCTCAACCCGGCCCCCTTCGTGGAGGTGCACCCCGAGGACGCCCGGGAGCTCGGCATCGCGGAGGGCGACGCCGTGGAGGTCGCCTCGCGGCGCGGGAAGGTCGTGCTCCCGGCGGTCGTCACCGACCGGGTCAGGCCGGGCTGCTGCTTCGCCCCGTTCCACTGGAACGACCTGTTCGGTGAGGACCTCTGCGTCAACGCCGTCACCAACGACGCCGTCGATCCGCTCTCCTTCCAGCCCGAGCTGAAGGTGTGCGCGGTGGCGCTGACGAGGGTGGACGTGCTGACGGTGCCGTCGGCCGGAACGACGTCGCCGTCGGCCGCGGAATCGGCGTCGCTGTCACTGTCGGCGTCGCTGTCACCGTCACCGTCGACGTCCGCCGCGGCCGCGGCCGCGGAAACGCCGTCGTCGACCGTCGGCCCGCGCGTGGTGATCCCGAGCGGGGTCCTGTCGCCCGGGCCCGCCGCCGCCTTCGGGCTCGCGCCGTCCCCGCCGCCCGTCCTGAGCGCCGAGGAGCGGCAGTACCTCGTCGGCTTCCTCGCGGGCCTGGAAACCGGTGCGCCGGGAGTGCCGGTCCTGCCGCCCGGTGCGCCCTTCCGCGAGGACCACGCCCGCTGGGTGAACGGCGTGCTCGCCGGCCTGTACTCCCGTACACCGCAGGACTCGGGGGCGCCATCGGACTCCCGGGCTCCGGAGAGCGCGCCGGGTCGCGAGGTCGTCGTGCTGTGGGCCTCGCAGACCGGCAACGCCGAGGAGTTCGCGGCCGCGACCGCCGAGCGGCTCCTCGCCGCCGGACACCGTCCCGCGCTCACGGGCATGGACGCGACCGACCCCGGGGCGCTGCCGCCCGCCGCCGATCTGCTCCTGATCACCAGCACGTTCGGGGACGGCGACGCGCCCGACAACGGCTCCGGCTTCTGGGACGCGCTCGCCGCACCCGACTCCCCGCGCCTCGACGGGCGCCGCTACGCCGTCCTCGCCTTCGGCGACTCCTCGTACGGTGACTTCTGCGGGCACGGGCGGCGCCTGGACCAGCGCCTCGACGAGCTCGGGGCCGTCCGGCTCGCCCCGCGTACCGACTGCGAGCCCGACTTCGAACCGTCCGCCCACGCCTGGCTGGACCAGGTCCTCGCCGGACTCTCCGACGGGCCGCAGGCACCGGTCGCGGCACCCGCCGCCGCACCGGCTCCGGGTCCGGCGGCGGCGATGACGCCCGCGCGCCGGCCGGGACCCGCCACGTCGCCCGCGCGGCTCGTCGGCAACCGCCTCCTGAGCCTGCCGGGCGCCGGCAAGGAGGTCCGGCGCTTCACCTTCGACACGAGCGAGCACGGCACTCCCCTCGGGTACGAGACGGGGGACGCGCTCGGCGTCCAGCCCGTCAACTGTCCCGACCTCGTGGCCGAATGGCTGGCCGTCACCGGCCTCGACGCCGACACCCCGGTGGAGCTCCCCGGGCCCGGCGCCGTCCCCTTCGGCGAGGCCCTCCACCGTCACCTCGACATCACCCGCACCACCTCCGGCTTCCTCGGCTTCGTCACGGAGCGGACCGGTGACCGGGACCTGAAGAGGCTGCTCCGCCCCGACAACAAGGACGGGCTCGCCCAGTGGACGTGGGGCCGGCAGGCCGTCGACGTCATCGCCGAGCACCCCGTCCGCGCCGCCGCGCAGGAGTGGGCCGACGTCCTGGGCCGGCTGAGGCCCCGGCTGTACTCGATCTCCTCCAGCCCGCTCACCGACCCCCACCGGGTCTCGCTGACCGTCTCCGTCGTCCGCTACGAGAGCCTGCGCGGCCGCCCCCGCAAGGGTGTCTGCTCGCCGTTCCTCGCCGACGCCGAACCCGGCTCCCCCGTCCCGGTCTTCGTCCAGCGCGCGCCGCACTTCCGGCCCCCCGCCGACCCCACGGTCCCGATGGTCATGGTCGGCCCCGGCACGGGCGTCGCCCCCTTCGTCGGCTTCCTCGACGAGCGCCGGGCGCTCGGCCACCGGGCCCCGAACTGGCTCTTCTTCGGCGAACAGCACCGCGCGACCGACTTCTCCTACGAGGACGAACTCACCGCCCTCCTCGCCGACGGCACCCTCGACCGGCTCGACACCGCCTTCTCCCGCGACCAGCGCGCCAAGGTCTACGTCCAGGACCGGATGCGGGAGCACGGCCCGCAACTGTGGTCCTGGCTCCAGGCCGGTGCGCACTTCTACGTCTGCGGCGACGCCGCCCGCATGGCGAAGGACGTCGACCGGGCGCTGCGCGACATCGCCGTCGCCCACGGCGGCCACGACGAGGGGTCGGCCGCCGTGTACGTCAAGCAGCTCGCCGCCGACAAGCGCTATGTCCGGGACGTCTACTGA
- a CDS encoding SRPBCC family protein translates to MPAIKESIDISRSPAEVFSYVTDPTHLPEWQESAVSVRKLNDAPLAIGSKVAVTRRLGRREFTSTMQVIELEPPRHWHVHGIDGPVRGDVQGTIEPLDDGARSRLTLSLDFEGHGIGKALVPLVVRPHVRKEMPRDERTLKGILESRAAT, encoded by the coding sequence ATGCCTGCCATCAAGGAATCCATCGACATCTCCCGCAGCCCCGCGGAGGTCTTCTCCTACGTGACCGACCCGACCCATCTGCCCGAGTGGCAGGAGAGCGCGGTCTCGGTCCGCAAGCTGAACGACGCTCCCCTCGCGATCGGCTCGAAGGTCGCCGTCACGCGGCGGCTCGGGCGCCGGGAGTTCACTTCGACGATGCAGGTCATCGAGCTGGAGCCGCCGAGGCACTGGCACGTGCACGGCATCGACGGACCCGTACGCGGGGACGTCCAGGGCACCATCGAACCGCTGGACGACGGCGCCAGGTCGCGCCTGACGCTCTCCCTCGACTTCGAAGGGCACGGCATCGGCAAGGCCCTCGTCCCGCTCGTCGTCCGCCCGCACGTACGGAAGGAGATGCCGAGGGACGAGCGGACCCTCAAGGGCATCCTGGAGAGCCGCGCCGCCACCTGA
- a CDS encoding BCCT family transporter, with translation MTADLPGRPDHHHHARTDRIVFGVTAALTLAFVVWGATATDSLESVSSSLLDGLIRNGGWAFMLAASGFVVFALWLAISRYGRITLGQEGERPEFRTVSWVAMMFSAGMGIGLMFYGVSEPLAHYGTPPPGTHPVDSAERMQTAMATTLFHWTLHPWAIYAVVGLAIAYSTFRRRRRQTISAVFVPLMGERRAYGGPGRFIDILAIFATLFGSAASLGLGALQIGSGIEELGWMEKAGTGLLVGIIAVLTVAFVFSAVSGVEKGIQWLSNINMVLAALLVVFVFVAGPTIIVLDLLPTSVAAYIDQLPQLAGRTEATSGANIHDWLGSWTVFYWAWWISWTPFVGMFIARISRGRTIRQFVGGVILVPSTVSLVWFAVFGGTAMKLAEQGELAGETTPEGQLFGVLQEFPMAGAMSLLVMILVGIFFVSGADAASIVMGTLSQRGAFEPTRPVVVFWGVVTGAVAAVMLLIGDGQGDALAGLQNLTILVAAPFVLVMIGMCVALMRDLREDPLIVRGEMGEEAVELAVIAGHEQYDGDFELRIGPGTSDPGGP, from the coding sequence GTGACGGCGGACCTCCCCGGCCGCCCCGACCACCACCATCACGCCCGCACCGACCGGATCGTGTTCGGTGTCACCGCCGCCCTCACCCTGGCCTTCGTCGTCTGGGGAGCCACGGCCACGGACAGTCTGGAGAGCGTCTCCAGCTCGCTGCTCGACGGACTGATCCGCAACGGCGGCTGGGCGTTCATGCTGGCCGCGTCCGGCTTCGTCGTCTTCGCGCTGTGGCTCGCCATCAGCCGCTACGGCCGGATCACCCTCGGTCAGGAGGGCGAGCGCCCCGAGTTCCGGACCGTGTCGTGGGTCGCGATGATGTTCAGCGCGGGCATGGGCATCGGCCTGATGTTCTACGGCGTGAGCGAGCCGCTCGCCCACTACGGCACCCCGCCGCCCGGCACCCACCCCGTCGACTCGGCGGAGCGGATGCAGACCGCGATGGCCACCACGCTCTTCCACTGGACGCTCCACCCGTGGGCGATCTACGCCGTCGTCGGACTCGCGATCGCGTACTCCACCTTCCGCCGCAGGCGCCGCCAGACCATCAGCGCCGTCTTCGTCCCGCTGATGGGCGAACGGCGGGCGTACGGAGGGCCCGGCCGTTTCATCGACATCCTGGCCATCTTCGCCACCCTCTTCGGCTCCGCCGCCTCGCTCGGCCTCGGTGCGCTCCAGATCGGCAGCGGCATCGAGGAGCTGGGCTGGATGGAGAAGGCCGGCACCGGGCTGCTCGTCGGCATCATCGCCGTCCTCACCGTGGCCTTCGTCTTCTCCGCCGTCTCCGGCGTGGAGAAGGGCATCCAGTGGCTCTCCAACATCAACATGGTGCTCGCGGCGCTGCTCGTCGTCTTCGTCTTCGTGGCCGGTCCCACGATCATCGTGCTCGACCTGCTGCCCACCTCCGTCGCCGCCTACATCGACCAGCTGCCGCAGCTGGCCGGCCGCACCGAGGCGACCAGCGGGGCGAACATCCACGACTGGCTGGGCAGCTGGACCGTCTTCTACTGGGCCTGGTGGATCTCCTGGACGCCCTTCGTCGGCATGTTCATCGCCCGCATCAGCCGGGGCCGGACCATCCGCCAGTTCGTCGGCGGGGTCATCCTGGTGCCCAGCACCGTCAGCCTCGTCTGGTTCGCCGTCTTCGGCGGCACGGCCATGAAGCTCGCCGAGCAGGGCGAACTGGCGGGGGAGACCACGCCCGAGGGGCAGCTCTTCGGTGTGCTCCAGGAGTTCCCGATGGCCGGCGCGATGAGCCTGCTGGTGATGATCCTCGTCGGGATCTTCTTCGTGTCGGGCGCGGACGCCGCCTCGATCGTCATGGGCACGCTCTCCCAGCGCGGTGCCTTCGAACCCACCCGCCCCGTGGTGGTCTTCTGGGGCGTGGTCACCGGAGCGGTCGCGGCCGTCATGCTCCTCATCGGGGACGGCCAGGGCGACGCGCTGGCCGGCCTCCAGAACCTCACCATCCTGGTGGCGGCACCGTTCGTCCTCGTCATGATCGGCATGTGTGTGGCGCTCATGCGGGACCTGCGCGAGGACCCGCTCATCGTCCGGGGCGAGATGGGGGAGGAGGCCGTCGAGCTCGCCGTGATCGCGGGCCACGAGCAGTACGACGGCGACTTCGAACTGAGGATCGGCCCCGGTACGTCGGACCCGGGCGGACCCTGA
- a CDS encoding DUF6328 family protein: protein MDTDQRKGRDDGRDETEAERADRRWQEVIQEIRVVQTGVQILLGFLLTVVFTPHFQRLSQTDKTIYVVTVVLGSLATGALIGPVALHRIVSGRRIKPRAVIWASRLTFTGILLLLATLTSALLLVLRVAMDDSYVPWLVAGVLVWYLLCWFALPLWVRLRYTSGD from the coding sequence ATGGACACCGATCAGAGGAAGGGCCGCGACGACGGCCGGGACGAGACGGAGGCGGAGCGGGCCGACCGGCGCTGGCAGGAGGTCATCCAGGAGATCCGCGTCGTCCAGACCGGCGTCCAGATCCTTCTCGGCTTCCTCCTCACCGTGGTCTTCACCCCGCACTTCCAGAGGCTGAGCCAGACCGACAAGACGATCTACGTCGTCACGGTCGTCCTCGGCTCGCTCGCGACCGGCGCGCTCATCGGCCCGGTGGCCCTCCACCGGATCGTGTCGGGGCGGCGGATCAAACCCCGGGCCGTGATCTGGGCCTCCCGGCTCACCTTCACGGGCATCCTGCTCCTCCTGGCGACCCTCACCTCGGCGCTGCTCCTGGTCCTGCGCGTGGCCATGGACGACTCGTACGTGCCATGGCTCGTCGCCGGGGTCCTCGTCTGGTACCTGCTCTGCTGGTTCGCCCTGCCCCTCTGGGTGCGCCTCCGCTACACCAGCGGCGACTGA